From Bos javanicus breed banteng chromosome 5, ARS-OSU_banteng_1.0, whole genome shotgun sequence, the proteins below share one genomic window:
- the MCAT gene encoding malonyl-CoA-acyl carrier protein transacylase, mitochondrial, with protein sequence MSVRVARAARAWARSVSGRRGSSNCPRPPPAAVDVAALLRDATAADGGSQDAQAAAGRREPGQCSVLLFPGQGSQVVGMGRGLLCYPRVRELYDAARRVLGYDLLELSLRGPQEALDRTVHCQPAVFVASLAAVEKLHHLQPAVIENCVAAAGFSVGEFAALVFAGAMEFSEGLYAVKIRAEAMQEASEAVPSGMLSVLGQRQSKFTVACLEAQEHCKTRGIENPVCEVSNYLFPDCRVISGHLEALQFLQKNFSKYHFRRTKMLPVSGGFHTRLMEPAVEPLVQVLKAIDVKKPLVSVHSNVDGNRYMHPKHIQKLLAQQVVSPVKWEQTMHAIYERRKGTAFPQTFEVGPGKQLGAILRSCNLQAWRSYSHVEVLEAGEDPEEPL encoded by the exons ATGAGTGTCCGGGTCGCGCGGGCCGCCCGGGCCTGGGCCCGAAGCGTGAGCGGCCGCCGCGGCTCCTCGAACTGCCCGCGGCCTCCCCCGGCTGCTGTGGACGTGGCGGCGCTGTTGCGAGATGCGACCGCGGCGGACGGAGGATCCCAGGACGCCCAGGCGGCGGCGGGACGGCGGGAGCCGGGCCAGTGCTCGGTGCTGCTCTTCCCCGGCCAGGGCAGCCAGGTAGTGGGCATGGGCCGCGGGCTGCTCTGCTACCCGCGCGTCCGCGAGCTTTACGACGCCGCCCGCCGCGTGCTCGGCTACGACTTGCTGGAGCTGAGCTTGCGCGGGCCGCAGGAGGCCCTGGACCGCACCGTGCACTGCCAGCCCGCCGTCTTCGTGGCTTCGCTGGCCGCCGTGGAGAAACTACATCACCTGCAGCCCGCG GTTATTGAgaactgtgttgctgctgctggatTCAGTGTGGGAGAATTTGCAGCCCTAGTGTTTGCTGGggccatggaattttctgaaG GTCTGTATGCAGTGAAAATTCGAGCTGAGGCCATGCAGGAAGCCTCGGAAGCCGTGCCCAGTGGCATGTTGTCCGTCCTCGGCCAGCGTCAGTCCAAGTTCACCGTCGCCTGTCTGGAAGCCCAGGAGCACTGCAAGACTCGGGGCATAGAGAACCCCGTGTGCGAGGTGTCCAACTACCTCTTTCCTGACTGCAGGGTGATCTCAGGACACCTGGAG gcTCTGCAGTTTCTCCAGAAGAATTTCTCTAAGTATCACTTCAGACGCACCAAGATGTTGCCGGTTAGCGGTGGGTTCCACACCCGCCTCATGGAGCCGGCCGTGGAGCCCCTGGTGCAAGTGTTAAAGGCGATTGATGTCAAGAAGCCCCTGGTGTCCGTGCACTCGAACGTCGATGGGaacagatacatgcatcccaaacACATCCAGAAGCTGCTGGCGCAGCAGGTGGTCTCGCCGGTGAAGTGGGAGCAGACGATGCACGCCATATACGAGAGGAGGAAGGGCACCGCGTTCCCCCAGACGTTCGAGGTGGGGCCTGGGAAGCAGCTGGGCGCCATCCTGAGGAGCTGTAACCTGCAGGCCTGGAGGTCCTACAGCCACGTGGAGGTGCTGGAGGCCGGCGAGGACCCAGAGGAGCCCCTGTAG